From Xenopus laevis strain J_2021 chromosome 7L, Xenopus_laevis_v10.1, whole genome shotgun sequence, one genomic window encodes:
- the ankk1.L gene encoding ankyrin repeat and protein kinase domain-containing protein 1 isoform X2, whose protein sequence is MAEETDEQIGNLIQFKKEDFEDEWIPVALGGFGQVYKVRHKKWWTVYAVKCSTTIVGDSELLSTNYNNLIEEASKMEKIKFNYIVQIYGICSNPIGIVMEFMENGSLEKMLPTHALSWQLKFRFIHEIGLGMNFLHSMKPPLLHLDLKPGNILLDSHLHVKISDFGLSKWKENSTRNEYIQRSAIKGTLSYIPPEMFLQSSRLPGTKYDVYSYAIVIWELLTQKKPYAGASMLNIIVKVAAGKRPPIHDISEERPVECQQMINLMQRCWNQNPNKRPNFSDIVMESHMLLCLVQSPLPDPETNTSNNEQDILKSSSFMLFDENTNDSQQGSSLEDAGKTQNLLRNLMLEDHTWVDENDFTLLHIAVAQGNLEQVNHFLSLNVDVNSKSISGFTPLILAVQKKLPDICMSLIENGADVNIIDEDMWSPLHFAAQGGDDRIVRLLLDHSAHVDAKERDDWTPLHLAAQNGYENVVRVLFTRHTNPNSQDVNGKTALHLATYFGHYKLVKLLISQGAIADSIQNDQRTALHIAADRGYFRVVQHLIQKGATLNFPDQSHYTALHMAAVKGNSMICKLLIKHGANVDAKTFQGWTALHLATFKGHTDIINLLKSGGANIDAEGDLKWTPLHLAVRYSEDLVVSHLLKLGAKPEIAEMSGWTALHLAVQRGAFCSVLHLIEHKADVNAKNTFGWTPLHVAVLNSNVSIIKTLLLANAKLSIEDSNGCTPLQLAVRNKKHNVVALLEGRDNISSSSDELSGEVGPYLQFQE, encoded by the exons CACAAATTACAACAACTTAATTGAGGAGGCATCCAAGATGGAGAAGATTAAGTTCAATTATATCGTTCAGATTTATGGAATTTGCAGCAATCCTATTGGAATAGTAATGGAATTCATGGAAAATGGATCACTTGAGAAAATGCTTCCAACTCATGCACTCAGCTGGCAGCTGAAAttccgttttattcatgaaatagGGCTAGGTATGAATTTTCTGCATAGCATGAAACCTCCACTTCTTCATTTGGATCTAAAACCAGGGAATATTCTTCTGGATAGCCATTTGCATGTGAAG ATTTCTGACTTTGGGCTCTCCAAATGGAAAGAAAATTCAACCAGAAATGAATATATCCAAAGATCCGCAATAAAAGGAACCTTAAGTTACATTCCTCCAGAAATGTTTCTGCAGAGCAGTAGACTTCCAGGAACCAAATATGATGTTTACAG CTACGCCATTGTTATCTGGGAACTACTGACCCAGAAAAAACCTTATGCAG GTGCCAGTATGTTGAACATTATTGTTAAGGTTGCAGCGGGAAAGCGCCCACCTATCCATGATATTTCTGAAGAACGGCCAGTGGAATGCCAACAGATGATTAATCTGATGCAGAGATGTTGGAATCAGAATCCTAATAAAAGGCCAAACTTTTCAG ATATTGTCATGGAATCTCACATGTTACTTTGCCTGGTACAAAGTCCTTTACCAGACCCTGAAACAAATACAAGCAACAATGAGCAAGATATTCTCAAGTCTTCTTCATTTATGCTGTTTGATGAAAACACTAAT GACAGCCAGCAAGGATCTTCTTTAGAAGATGCAGGTA aaacacaaAATTTGTTAAGGAACCTTATGTTAGAAGATCACACATGGGTAGATGAAAATGATTTTACTCTGCTTCACATTGCTGTCGCACAAGGAAATCTTGaacaagtaaatcattttttgagCCTTAATGTGGATGTGAATAGCAAATCAATCAGTGGATTTACACCCCTCATATTAGCTGTGCAGAAGAAGTTGCCGGACATATGTATGTCATTAATTGAGAATGGAGCAGATGTAAATATTATTGATGAAGACATGTGGTCACCTCTCCATTTTGCTGCTCAAGGTGGTGACGACAGAATTGTTAGGCTTCTCCTGGATCATTCAGCTCATGTTGATGCAAAGGAGCGTGATGATTGGACACCGCTTCATCTTGCAGCCCAAAATGGCTATGAAAATGTTGTCCGTGTCCTCTTCACTCGTCATACTAACCCAAATTCCCAGGATGTGAATGGAAAGACTGCACTCCATCTCGCTACTTATTTTGGTCATTACAAACTTGTGAAGCTTTTGATAAGCCAAGGAGCTATTGCAGACAGTATCCAAAATGATCAAAGGACTGCTCTTCATATTGCAGCTGACAGAGGTTACTTTAGAGTGGTGCAACATCTGATACAAAAGGGAGCTACTTTGAACTTTCCTGATCAGAGCCATTACACTGCTTTACATATGGCAGCAGTAAAAGGCAACAGCATGATCTGTAAACTGCTAATAAAACATGGAGCTAATGTTGATGCTAAAACATTCCAAGGCTGGACAGCTTTGCATCTTGCAACATTTAAAGGACACACCGATATAATAAATTTACTAAAAAGCGGTGGTGCAAATATTGATGCTGAAGGAGATTTGAAGTGGACACCCCTCCATTTAGCAGTGCGCTATAGTGAGGATCTTGTTGTTTCCCATCTCCTGAAATTAGGGGCAAAACCTGAAATTGCTGAAATGTCAGGATGGACTGCCTTGCACCTGGCTGTACAAAGAGGTGCGTTCTGCAGTGTTTTACATCTTATAGAACACAAAGCAGATGTCAATGCAAAGAATACATTTGGATGGACTCCATTACATGTTGCAGTGTTAAATTCTAATGTATCCATAATAAAAACTCTTCTCCTGGCTAATGCAAAGCTCAGTATAGAAGATAGTAATGGCTGCACTCCTCTGCAGTTAGCagtcagaaataaaaaacataatgttGTTGCTTTACTGGAGGGCAGAGACAATATTTCTAGCAGTTCTGATGAACTAAGTGGAGAAGTAGGGCCTTACTTGCAATTTCAAGAATAG
- the ankk1.L gene encoding ankyrin repeat and protein kinase domain-containing protein 1 isoform X3, which yields MAEETDEQIGNLIQFKKEDFEDEWIPVALGGFGQVYKVRHKKWWTVYAVKCSTTIVGDSELLSTNYNNLIEEASKMEKIKFNYIVQIYGICSNPIGIVMEFMENGSLEKMLPTHALSWQLKFRFIHEIGLGMNFLHSMKPPLLHLDLKPGNILLDSHLHVKISDFGLSKWKENSTRNEYIQRSAIKGTLSYIPPEMFLQSSRLPGTKYDVYSYAIVIWELLTQKKPYAGASMLNIIVKVAAGKRPPIHDISEERPVECQQMINLMQRCWNQNPNKRPNFSDIVMESHMLLCLVQSPLPDPETNTSNNEQDILKSSSFMLFDENTNDSQQGSSLEDAETQNLLRNLMLEDHTWVDENDFTLLHIAVAQGNLEQVNHFLSLNVDVNSKSISGFTPLILAVQKKLPDICMSLIENGADVNIIDEDMWSPLHFAAQGGDDRIVRLLLDHSAHVDAKERDDWTPLHLAAQNGYENVVRVLFTRHTNPNSQDVNGKTALHLATYFGHYKLVKLLISQGAIADSIQNDQRTALHIAADRGYFRVVQHLIQKGATLNFPDQSHYTALHMAAVKGNSMICKLLIKHGANVDAKTFQGWTALHLATFKGHTDIINLLKSGGANIDAEGDLKWTPLHLAVRYSEDLVVSHLLKLGAKPEIAEMSGWTALHLAVQRGAFCSVLHLIEHKADVNAKNTFGWTPLHVAVLNSNVSIIKTLLLANAKLSIEDSNGCTPLQLAVRNKKHNVVALLEGRDNISSSSDELSGEVGPYLQFQE from the exons CACAAATTACAACAACTTAATTGAGGAGGCATCCAAGATGGAGAAGATTAAGTTCAATTATATCGTTCAGATTTATGGAATTTGCAGCAATCCTATTGGAATAGTAATGGAATTCATGGAAAATGGATCACTTGAGAAAATGCTTCCAACTCATGCACTCAGCTGGCAGCTGAAAttccgttttattcatgaaatagGGCTAGGTATGAATTTTCTGCATAGCATGAAACCTCCACTTCTTCATTTGGATCTAAAACCAGGGAATATTCTTCTGGATAGCCATTTGCATGTGAAG ATTTCTGACTTTGGGCTCTCCAAATGGAAAGAAAATTCAACCAGAAATGAATATATCCAAAGATCCGCAATAAAAGGAACCTTAAGTTACATTCCTCCAGAAATGTTTCTGCAGAGCAGTAGACTTCCAGGAACCAAATATGATGTTTACAG CTACGCCATTGTTATCTGGGAACTACTGACCCAGAAAAAACCTTATGCAG GTGCCAGTATGTTGAACATTATTGTTAAGGTTGCAGCGGGAAAGCGCCCACCTATCCATGATATTTCTGAAGAACGGCCAGTGGAATGCCAACAGATGATTAATCTGATGCAGAGATGTTGGAATCAGAATCCTAATAAAAGGCCAAACTTTTCAG ATATTGTCATGGAATCTCACATGTTACTTTGCCTGGTACAAAGTCCTTTACCAGACCCTGAAACAAATACAAGCAACAATGAGCAAGATATTCTCAAGTCTTCTTCATTTATGCTGTTTGATGAAAACACTAAT GACAGCCAGCAAGGATCTTCTTTAGAAGATGCAG aaacacaaAATTTGTTAAGGAACCTTATGTTAGAAGATCACACATGGGTAGATGAAAATGATTTTACTCTGCTTCACATTGCTGTCGCACAAGGAAATCTTGaacaagtaaatcattttttgagCCTTAATGTGGATGTGAATAGCAAATCAATCAGTGGATTTACACCCCTCATATTAGCTGTGCAGAAGAAGTTGCCGGACATATGTATGTCATTAATTGAGAATGGAGCAGATGTAAATATTATTGATGAAGACATGTGGTCACCTCTCCATTTTGCTGCTCAAGGTGGTGACGACAGAATTGTTAGGCTTCTCCTGGATCATTCAGCTCATGTTGATGCAAAGGAGCGTGATGATTGGACACCGCTTCATCTTGCAGCCCAAAATGGCTATGAAAATGTTGTCCGTGTCCTCTTCACTCGTCATACTAACCCAAATTCCCAGGATGTGAATGGAAAGACTGCACTCCATCTCGCTACTTATTTTGGTCATTACAAACTTGTGAAGCTTTTGATAAGCCAAGGAGCTATTGCAGACAGTATCCAAAATGATCAAAGGACTGCTCTTCATATTGCAGCTGACAGAGGTTACTTTAGAGTGGTGCAACATCTGATACAAAAGGGAGCTACTTTGAACTTTCCTGATCAGAGCCATTACACTGCTTTACATATGGCAGCAGTAAAAGGCAACAGCATGATCTGTAAACTGCTAATAAAACATGGAGCTAATGTTGATGCTAAAACATTCCAAGGCTGGACAGCTTTGCATCTTGCAACATTTAAAGGACACACCGATATAATAAATTTACTAAAAAGCGGTGGTGCAAATATTGATGCTGAAGGAGATTTGAAGTGGACACCCCTCCATTTAGCAGTGCGCTATAGTGAGGATCTTGTTGTTTCCCATCTCCTGAAATTAGGGGCAAAACCTGAAATTGCTGAAATGTCAGGATGGACTGCCTTGCACCTGGCTGTACAAAGAGGTGCGTTCTGCAGTGTTTTACATCTTATAGAACACAAAGCAGATGTCAATGCAAAGAATACATTTGGATGGACTCCATTACATGTTGCAGTGTTAAATTCTAATGTATCCATAATAAAAACTCTTCTCCTGGCTAATGCAAAGCTCAGTATAGAAGATAGTAATGGCTGCACTCCTCTGCAGTTAGCagtcagaaataaaaaacataatgttGTTGCTTTACTGGAGGGCAGAGACAATATTTCTAGCAGTTCTGATGAACTAAGTGGAGAAGTAGGGCCTTACTTGCAATTTCAAGAATAG
- the ankk1.L gene encoding ankyrin repeat and protein kinase domain-containing protein 1 isoform X1: protein MAEETDEQIGNLIQFKKEDFEDEWIPVALGGFGQVYKVRHKKWWTVYAVKCSTTIVGDSELLSTNYNNLIEEASKMEKIKFNYIVQIYGICSNPIGIVMEFMENGSLEKMLPTHALSWQLKFRFIHEIGLGMNFLHSMKPPLLHLDLKPGNILLDSHLHVKISDFGLSKWKENSTRNEYIQRSAIKGTLSYIPPEMFLQSSRLPGTKYDVYSYAIVIWELLTQKKPYAGASMLNIIVKVAAGKRPPIHDISEERPVECQQMINLMQRCWNQNPNKRPNFSDIVMESHMLLCLVQSPLPDPETNTSNNEQDILKSSSFMLFDENTNDSQQGSSLEDAGSETQNLLRNLMLEDHTWVDENDFTLLHIAVAQGNLEQVNHFLSLNVDVNSKSISGFTPLILAVQKKLPDICMSLIENGADVNIIDEDMWSPLHFAAQGGDDRIVRLLLDHSAHVDAKERDDWTPLHLAAQNGYENVVRVLFTRHTNPNSQDVNGKTALHLATYFGHYKLVKLLISQGAIADSIQNDQRTALHIAADRGYFRVVQHLIQKGATLNFPDQSHYTALHMAAVKGNSMICKLLIKHGANVDAKTFQGWTALHLATFKGHTDIINLLKSGGANIDAEGDLKWTPLHLAVRYSEDLVVSHLLKLGAKPEIAEMSGWTALHLAVQRGAFCSVLHLIEHKADVNAKNTFGWTPLHVAVLNSNVSIIKTLLLANAKLSIEDSNGCTPLQLAVRNKKHNVVALLEGRDNISSSSDELSGEVGPYLQFQE from the exons CACAAATTACAACAACTTAATTGAGGAGGCATCCAAGATGGAGAAGATTAAGTTCAATTATATCGTTCAGATTTATGGAATTTGCAGCAATCCTATTGGAATAGTAATGGAATTCATGGAAAATGGATCACTTGAGAAAATGCTTCCAACTCATGCACTCAGCTGGCAGCTGAAAttccgttttattcatgaaatagGGCTAGGTATGAATTTTCTGCATAGCATGAAACCTCCACTTCTTCATTTGGATCTAAAACCAGGGAATATTCTTCTGGATAGCCATTTGCATGTGAAG ATTTCTGACTTTGGGCTCTCCAAATGGAAAGAAAATTCAACCAGAAATGAATATATCCAAAGATCCGCAATAAAAGGAACCTTAAGTTACATTCCTCCAGAAATGTTTCTGCAGAGCAGTAGACTTCCAGGAACCAAATATGATGTTTACAG CTACGCCATTGTTATCTGGGAACTACTGACCCAGAAAAAACCTTATGCAG GTGCCAGTATGTTGAACATTATTGTTAAGGTTGCAGCGGGAAAGCGCCCACCTATCCATGATATTTCTGAAGAACGGCCAGTGGAATGCCAACAGATGATTAATCTGATGCAGAGATGTTGGAATCAGAATCCTAATAAAAGGCCAAACTTTTCAG ATATTGTCATGGAATCTCACATGTTACTTTGCCTGGTACAAAGTCCTTTACCAGACCCTGAAACAAATACAAGCAACAATGAGCAAGATATTCTCAAGTCTTCTTCATTTATGCTGTTTGATGAAAACACTAAT GACAGCCAGCAAGGATCTTCTTTAGAAGATGCAGGTAGTG aaacacaaAATTTGTTAAGGAACCTTATGTTAGAAGATCACACATGGGTAGATGAAAATGATTTTACTCTGCTTCACATTGCTGTCGCACAAGGAAATCTTGaacaagtaaatcattttttgagCCTTAATGTGGATGTGAATAGCAAATCAATCAGTGGATTTACACCCCTCATATTAGCTGTGCAGAAGAAGTTGCCGGACATATGTATGTCATTAATTGAGAATGGAGCAGATGTAAATATTATTGATGAAGACATGTGGTCACCTCTCCATTTTGCTGCTCAAGGTGGTGACGACAGAATTGTTAGGCTTCTCCTGGATCATTCAGCTCATGTTGATGCAAAGGAGCGTGATGATTGGACACCGCTTCATCTTGCAGCCCAAAATGGCTATGAAAATGTTGTCCGTGTCCTCTTCACTCGTCATACTAACCCAAATTCCCAGGATGTGAATGGAAAGACTGCACTCCATCTCGCTACTTATTTTGGTCATTACAAACTTGTGAAGCTTTTGATAAGCCAAGGAGCTATTGCAGACAGTATCCAAAATGATCAAAGGACTGCTCTTCATATTGCAGCTGACAGAGGTTACTTTAGAGTGGTGCAACATCTGATACAAAAGGGAGCTACTTTGAACTTTCCTGATCAGAGCCATTACACTGCTTTACATATGGCAGCAGTAAAAGGCAACAGCATGATCTGTAAACTGCTAATAAAACATGGAGCTAATGTTGATGCTAAAACATTCCAAGGCTGGACAGCTTTGCATCTTGCAACATTTAAAGGACACACCGATATAATAAATTTACTAAAAAGCGGTGGTGCAAATATTGATGCTGAAGGAGATTTGAAGTGGACACCCCTCCATTTAGCAGTGCGCTATAGTGAGGATCTTGTTGTTTCCCATCTCCTGAAATTAGGGGCAAAACCTGAAATTGCTGAAATGTCAGGATGGACTGCCTTGCACCTGGCTGTACAAAGAGGTGCGTTCTGCAGTGTTTTACATCTTATAGAACACAAAGCAGATGTCAATGCAAAGAATACATTTGGATGGACTCCATTACATGTTGCAGTGTTAAATTCTAATGTATCCATAATAAAAACTCTTCTCCTGGCTAATGCAAAGCTCAGTATAGAAGATAGTAATGGCTGCACTCCTCTGCAGTTAGCagtcagaaataaaaaacataatgttGTTGCTTTACTGGAGGGCAGAGACAATATTTCTAGCAGTTCTGATGAACTAAGTGGAGAAGTAGGGCCTTACTTGCAATTTCAAGAATAG